The DNA region TAGGTGGACATAAAAAAAATACAAGAAGATTAAAAATTAAAGACGCAATTTTATTATTAAAAGAAGAAGAAGCTGCAAAATTAGTTAATCCAGAAGATATTAAAAAAGAAGCAATTAATGCAGTCGAACAACATGGAATAGTATTTATAGATGAAATTGATAAAATATGCAAACGAAGTGACGCATCTGGTCCGGACATTTCAAGAGAAGGTGTACAAAGAGATTTACTTCCATTAATTGAAGGTTGTACCGTATCTACAAAATATGGTATGGTAAAAACAGATCATATTTTATTTATCACATCTGGCGCTTTTCAAACTTCTACACCTTCCGATTTAATACCTGAATTACAAGGCCGACTTCCAATAAAAGTAGAATTGCAAGCATTGACAATAAACGATTTTGAAAAAATACTTACTGAACCTACTGCATCAATTACAACACAATATAAAGCACTTATGGAAACAGAAGGGGTTTATATACATTTTACAAAAGAAGGTATTAGGAATATTGCAGAAGCTGCATGGAAGGTAAATGAATCTATGGAAAATATAGGAGCAAGGAGATTGCATACAATATTAGAAAAATTAATGGAAGATATTTCGTTTAATGCTAGCAGTAATAGTGGCAGTAAAATTGAAATAAATTCAGATTATGTTGGGAAACATTTAGATCAGTTAATATCTAATGAAGATCTTAGTCGTTTTATTTTGTAAAATAATAAAAATATTTATCCATTAAAATATAATCTAAATGGATGAATATTTTTTATTTGTAAATTACTATTGAAAAAAAAAAATAAGATCATATATAATTTAAGAAACTTTTTTAAGCTTTAAAAATATTATTTAAATTAAAAATTAAAATATATTTTATAAACAAAAAGGAGTTTTTTATGTCCTATCGTTCATTTTCTTTTTTACCAAATATTAATCACAATAGCGCTTTTTCAAATAGATTTAATCAAATTGATAAAATTTTTAGTACTTTAACAGGAGAAAAACCAATATCAGATACACCACCATATAATTTAATTGAGACTAATGAGAAAAAATATAAATTAATATTAAGTATACCTGGATATAAAGAGAAAGAGTTAGATATATCTGTTCATAATAATCAACTCGTAATTCAAGGGAAAAAAGAAAAAAAACATCAAAATAATGAAAAAATAAATAAATATTTAAATAAAGATATAATTTTTAATGATTTTTCTTTAAGTTTTAATTTTGATCATAAAATACAAGTAAGCAAAGCAAATTTATCTTTAGGTTTATTAGAATTAATTTTTGAATATCAAATTCCAGATAAAGAAAAACCTAAAAAAATATTTATTAATATTCCTAATAATACACAAATTGAAAATAAATAAAATATAAGTAATGTTTAAACAAAGTCTTTTAATAATCATTGTGCTTATTCTAACATAAGTACAATGATTATTTAAATAATTTTAAACAATATAGGAACATTCAATGAATCCATGGATTAATGCTGAAGTTTTACAAATAAAAAAATGGACAAAAAATTTATTTAGTATTTTTTTAAATGCAGATATATCGAATTTTCAAGCAGGACAATTTACAAAACTAGCATTATATGAAAATAATTCAACTAAAAAAATTCAAAGAGCATATTCTTTTGTTAATGCTCCTAGTAACAAAAATTTAGAAATTTATATTGTTCGTGTTTTAAACGGAAAATTAAGTAATTTATTATATAATTTAAAAATTGGAGATAATATATTTATTAAAAAAAATTCATTTGGATTTTTTATCTTAAAAGAAATACCTGATTGTGAAACATTATGGATGTTTGCTACTGGAACTGCAATTGGTCCTTATTGTTCTATTTTACAAGAAGGAAAAGATATAGAAAAATTTAAAAATATTGTTTTAGTACATGCTGTAAGATACAAAAACGAATTAATTTATCTTCCATTAATGAAAAAATTATATATAAAATATCATGGAAAATTAAAAATTCAAACTATAGTAAGTAGAGAAAAAGATAATGATTCTTTATCAGGTAGAATTCCCTTTTTATTGGCACACAATATAATAGAAAAAAAAATCGGATTAAATATTAACAATCAAAACTCACATATTATGTTATGTGGAAATCCACTTATGGTTAAAGATACATATTTATTTTTAAATAAACACAAAGGTATGAATAAACATTTAAGAAAAAAAAATGGACATATTACTATAGAAAATTATTGGTAATTTTTTTTTAACAACGATCAAATGCAAACGAAAGTACTTCATTAATATTTTTTTTCTCTAATGCAATCATTATTAAACGATCTATACCTATTGCAACTCCTGAACTAGAGGGTAAACCATGATGTATTGCATTTAAAAAATTATTATCTATTTTTTGTATCGGTAGATTCATTTTATATCTTATTTTATTGTTATTAATCAAACGTTTTTTGTTTTCCGAATAA from Buchnera aphidicola (Aphis helianthi) includes:
- the hslU gene encoding HslU--HslV peptidase ATPase subunit, producing the protein MSEMTPPQIVAELDKFIVGQEKAKKAVSIALRNRWRRMQLNNELRQEITPKNILMIGPTGVGKTEIARRLAKLAHSPFIKVEATKFTEVGYVGKEVDSIIRDLTDAAIKMIRIKNIEKNKIRVEEIVEERILDVLVPRPKNNWTENEKNKSLSNTLQVFRKKLREGVLDDKEIEINLLATTMGVEIMAPPGMEELTSQLQSLFQNLGGHKKNTRRLKIKDAILLLKEEEAAKLVNPEDIKKEAINAVEQHGIVFIDEIDKICKRSDASGPDISREGVQRDLLPLIEGCTVSTKYGMVKTDHILFITSGAFQTSTPSDLIPELQGRLPIKVELQALTINDFEKILTEPTASITTQYKALMETEGVYIHFTKEGIRNIAEAAWKVNESMENIGARRLHTILEKLMEDISFNASSNSGSKIEINSDYVGKHLDQLISNEDLSRFIL
- a CDS encoding Hsp20 family protein, with product MSYRSFSFLPNINHNSAFSNRFNQIDKIFSTLTGEKPISDTPPYNLIETNEKKYKLILSIPGYKEKELDISVHNNQLVIQGKKEKKHQNNEKINKYLNKDIIFNDFSLSFNFDHKIQVSKANLSLGLLELIFEYQIPDKEKPKKIFINIPNNTQIENK
- a CDS encoding FAD-binding oxidoreductase codes for the protein MNPWINAEVLQIKKWTKNLFSIFLNADISNFQAGQFTKLALYENNSTKKIQRAYSFVNAPSNKNLEIYIVRVLNGKLSNLLYNLKIGDNIFIKKNSFGFFILKEIPDCETLWMFATGTAIGPYCSILQEGKDIEKFKNIVLVHAVRYKNELIYLPLMKKLYIKYHGKLKIQTIVSREKDNDSLSGRIPFLLAHNIIEKKIGLNINNQNSHIMLCGNPLMVKDTYLFLNKHKGMNKHLRKKNGHITIENYW